In Deltaproteobacteria bacterium, the DNA window GTTTGTTCCATTTTTGCGAGCATAGAATTCAGGTTTTGCAGGATGCCTTTGATGTCCAGCCCCTTGAATTCAACCAGCACGTCGTTAAGGGCGCCCATAATTTTCCTGATTTCTGATGGGCGGGTGTCGATAACGGGGTAGGGTGAAGGAAAGGCTTCCCGCTGAGAAACAAGAATATCTCCCGCCCTTTTTTTTTCCAGCTCGACATACATGAGTCCTGTGATGCCCACGGCTTTGAGTTCGGCAACGATGCTCTTGTCGAGTTGCAATCCCGTTTCAATTTTCAGCACCACCCTGATCAGACGCGCATCAGGTGCCACCCCGATGCTGTGAACCTTGCCAATGGAAACCCCCCGGTACTTGACAGGGGAATCACGGTCGAGACCCTGCACCGTTTCATCGAAATAAGCCACGTAGAATTTGCCTTTTTCGAGATAGTTCGACATCCCTAGCCAGATAACGGTGAAAACAACCATGGCGAACCCGGCTACCACGAAAATGCCTACTGCCATCTTTGTTCTGACCGATGCCATATGTCCTCATTACCCTCTTTTAGTGTCTATTCAAAACGTAATAGCAGCGAGATTATAGTTTGTTTCAGAATACCGTTCCATATGCCCTAAGCCCTTGGCGGGTTTATTTTTCAACGCATCATATCAAACCAAGGCATACCCTGTGCCCGCCGGATTATTGATGGAAACATTCAGATTTTTACTAAAATTCAGATAGTGGAAACATCATCAATCCGGCAGGGCACTACGACAGCCGTGCAGAATATTGATATATGGTGCTTTGAAAAAATAAACCCGCCACCTTCCACCCCAATGTTGAAACGGAACCTATATATGGCAGATGTGCAGTCATTGGGGCCGGGCATCTTCGCTTTCCGGGGTAAGCCGGCGCCTGAAGAACTGTTTCACCAAGGGGTCCGGGCTGTGCTTTTTAAGGAAGAGCGGGTTCCCTTCGGCAATGATTCCTTTTTTACCTTTATCGATCATGATCACACGTTTTGCAATGTTAAAGATGCTGTCGAGTTCGTGGGTGACGATTACCATTGTGGTTCCGATCATGGCGTTGATCTGTCGGATCAGTTCGTCGATTTCCATAGACCGCACCGGGTCCAGGCCGGCCGTCGGTTCGTCCAGAAATAAAATCTTGGGGTTGAGCGCCAGGGCCCGAGCCAGGCCCGCCCTTTTTTTCATGCCGCCGCTGACTTCTCCGGGCATGTGATCCTGATAGTCGATGAGGTCGAACTGGCAGAGCTTCATGCTGACAAGACGGCGTACCGCATCTTTGGGCAGATTTCCATATTCGACGATGGGCAGGGCGATGTTTTCCGCCAGGGTCATGGAACCGAAAAGGGCACTGCCCTGGAAAAGCACACCGATGTCGCGGAAGAAACGATGTGACGCTTCCGGGTCATCGCCGGTGACGTTCACGCCGTTGATGGTGATTTCGCCGGCATGAGGCCGCTGCAGCCCGATGAGGTGCTTCAACAGCGTCGATTTACCACTTCCGCTGGAGCCGACAATGACGAGGATTTCGCCTGCGGCCACGTCAAAGCTTAGGTCCTGCAGGATCACATCGTTGCCGTATTGTGCGACCAGGTTCCGAACTTTAATGATAGGTTCCGGTGACATACTTCACTCAAAGATCTGGCTCTGAGCGGGGATGACGATGCAAACACCCGAGAGCACCATATGACATTTTATTGAAATAGACGTTTAAGCCAGTTTTTTCCCGTTCAATTTTTAGCGGCGAAGCCGCGTTTCGTAAATTTTGCTCCGCAAAATTTACTACCAGTAGGAACGAATCACCGCAAAAATGGAATCGAAAAGAATAATCAGAAAAATACTGTTGACCACTGCGGACGTGGCGGCATTGCCCACCGCGGCCGCTCCGCCCCTTACCTGAAAGCCTCGCTGGCATCCGGTCCAGGCAATCAGCAGGGCAAACACGACGCTTTTAAACAGCCCCCAGAGCACTTCGAAAAGCGCCAGTGCATCGAGGGTCTGTGCAATATAGGTCCCCGGGGTCAGATCGAGCAGAAACACACCGACAACCATTCCACCGGTTATGGCGAAGAAATCGGCAAAAAGCGTCAGAAAGGGAACAACGATGACGGCGGCGACGATGCGGGGTACGGCCAGAAAAAGCGTGGGGTTGAACCCCATGGTGAACAGAGCATCGATTTCTTCAGAGATCTGCATGGTGCCGATTTCGGCCGCATAAGAAGAGCCGGTGCGACCGGCAACCACGATGGCGGTCATAATCGGTCCCAGTTCCGAAACCATGGCCATGGCAACCAGAGAAGCCACATAGATATTGGCTCCGAATTGCCGGAGCTGGATCGAAGACATGAACGCCATAATCAGTCCCAAAAGAAAACTGATCAGACCTACGATGGGGACGGCATCGACACCTGTTTTTTTCATAAGGGTGATGGTGTCTTCCACCCGCAGGGACCGGGGCTTGACAACCGTGTGCAGCAACCCCAATACGATCGAACCGAGAAAAGAGATCATGTAACGGAGATTGTGCAATTCTCTGATGGTTGATTCTCCGAAGCGCAGAAAAAAGTTTGGCTCCCTGACACGTTCAAAGATCGGACACTCGACGTCACGCGTGTAAACCGCGCGTTCGAAGAGCGCTTTCAGCTGACGGGTGGCGTTGACGATACTGAACTGTCCGCCACTGTTGCGGACTGAAGATTCCATATCTAAGACCGCCAGCAGACCGTAATCATCCAGATAGCTCACAACGGAAAGGTCGAGGGTCAACTGGGGAGGCGGATGGCTGTCTATGGAGGGCATCAGAAATTTGTATATGGCCGGCGTGGAATCGATATCGATATTCATTTTGAAACGAACGAGCAGGCCGCCGGACTCGTCTTCGGCGACGTCATAGATGTCTGCTGCGTCGGTCGTCGTTATGTGTCTCGTAACCATAAGCTGGTCTTCGTTCCGGCCGGCTGATGTTGTGATTGAAGCGGCGCAGCCGCTTCTAAAAATAGATACCGCCGGCCGTATTTTTATGACGTCCGGCAGGATCTATTTTCGCCACCCTTCGAGAGACAGGGCCGAGGATTCCAGGCTTGAAAAGTGCTGCGTGCATGAAACGGCTTCCGCCAAAATCTGCTGAATGTGCCTGAGCAGCCGGCAGGATTTGTAACAACCGGGAAAGTTCACCCTGTCATCGCAACCGCTGCAGGGGCTTTTGATCAGGTGTCCGACTTCAAAATCGAGTTTTTTATAAACAGTCGTGGTTTGCATAGCATCTTTCGCCGTTCACGCCGTCAACCATTCAGGCCGGAACGCGTAAACTGATCGTATCTGTACATCTTGGAGAGTGTTTTGACCGCCCTTTCCGGAGTGGTGAAAAACACCCCCTTGAAATCACTTTTTGCGGCCATGTAGATGGTTTTGTCCTTTTCATCGGTCATCAGCGACACGCCCACCACCGGTTTGCGGTGGCGTTCCATCAGGTCGACAATCTTTTGGACATAGCTCTTTTCTTCTTCTTCCAGGGCGTTTTTGATTCCAAGGAGAAATTCCTTGTCGTAGGAAGGGTCGGCCGCCATCACGGCATCCATATAATGGCCGATCAGATGCCTGCGTCCCATGATGCCCAGGTTGATGACGGCATCGCACCCCTCCCACTTGAGCAGGGTCTCTATGATGTCGATCGGCAGGTCACCGTCGGGTTCGCCCACCAGATCGATGGGGTTGGCACGGCTCCAGTAGGGCGGCAGCCACTGGTCGATGGTACGGATGATATCCGCAGACAGGTCGGGCACCTCCAACCCGTAGGCATTGCACAGGTCGGCGGTGACCACGCCCCACCCGCCGCCCAGGGTCATGACGGCGACGCGATTGCCTTTAGGCAGCGGCAGCGAGGAAAACCCTGCGGCAAGGTCCAGGAGGTCCATGGAGTGTTCGACCTTGACGATGCCGGCCTGTCGGCAGAC includes these proteins:
- a CDS encoding MlaD family protein is translated as MASVRTKMAVGIFVVAGFAMVVFTVIWLGMSNYLEKGKFYVAYFDETVQGLDRDSPVKYRGVSIGKVHSIGVAPDARLIRVVLKIETGLQLDKSIVAELKAVGITGLMYVELEKKRAGDILVSQREAFPSPYPVIDTRPSEIRKIMGALNDVLVEFKGLDIKGILQNLNSMLAKMEQTMDDAQLKRLSGDMRLAIEDIRQSMEPTKWRTTIDAIAAAVENIDALSTESRGTIALFDKTLVRTDGLIADNAVDIQALIAGMRTSLDNINRLTVNSNRLVEQSHQEIASLAADMKKTLKSYEKAGKSLDRFLERIADQPSQLFLGEPPVEKSMGSRGK
- a CDS encoding ATP-binding cassette domain-containing protein produces the protein MSPEPIIKVRNLVAQYGNDVILQDLSFDVAAGEILVIVGSSGSGKSTLLKHLIGLQRPHAGEITINGVNVTGDDPEASHRFFRDIGVLFQGSALFGSMTLAENIALPIVEYGNLPKDAVRRLVSMKLCQFDLIDYQDHMPGEVSGGMKKRAGLARALALNPKILFLDEPTAGLDPVRSMEIDELIRQINAMIGTTMVIVTHELDSIFNIAKRVIMIDKGKKGIIAEGNPLFLKKHSPDPLVKQFFRRRLTPESEDARPQ
- a CDS encoding MlaE family lipid ABC transporter permease subunit, producing MVTRHITTTDAADIYDVAEDESGGLLVRFKMNIDIDSTPAIYKFLMPSIDSHPPPQLTLDLSVVSYLDDYGLLAVLDMESSVRNSGGQFSIVNATRQLKALFERAVYTRDVECPIFERVREPNFFLRFGESTIRELHNLRYMISFLGSIVLGLLHTVVKPRSLRVEDTITLMKKTGVDAVPIVGLISFLLGLIMAFMSSIQLRQFGANIYVASLVAMAMVSELGPIMTAIVVAGRTGSSYAAEIGTMQISEEIDALFTMGFNPTLFLAVPRIVAAVIVVPFLTLFADFFAITGGMVVGVFLLDLTPGTYIAQTLDALALFEVLWGLFKSVVFALLIAWTGCQRGFQVRGGAAAVGNAATSAVVNSIFLIILFDSIFAVIRSYW